The following coding sequences are from one Roseofilum capinflatum BLCC-M114 window:
- the ldpA gene encoding circadian clock protein LdpA, which produces MTQLYPALNSIRDHRWFKLICGASYQHIPAIRNLTLAYTLAGADCIDVAADPAVIAVAQEAISAARALKTKTWQRQLGQPGKDHDPLIMASLNDGEDPHFRKAEFDPSDCPSDCPRPCERVCPAQAIQLAIHPEVGVIDQRCYGCGRCVPVCPHNRIVTRSYISTPQTLVPQLIEQGIDALEIHTQTSHYTDFKRLWQAIQPHAASLRLIAISCPDGDRLIDYLWSLYELVQPLSCPVIWQLDGRPMSGDISSATTHRTIKLAQKVIDSGFPGALQLAGGTNDYTVPKLRSLGLLGTLETNKLGSNSYPGNDPKSPIIGVAYGSYARVLLSPILEPLEPSESPTDQSSQGLAYPHLEDHPDLLWAGVELAHTLVSQLKPLPS; this is translated from the coding sequence GTGACTCAACTGTACCCTGCCCTAAACTCAATCCGGGATCATCGCTGGTTCAAGCTTATCTGCGGGGCCAGTTATCAACATATCCCTGCCATTCGGAATCTGACGTTGGCTTATACCCTAGCGGGAGCCGACTGCATTGATGTGGCGGCCGATCCGGCTGTTATTGCTGTAGCGCAAGAGGCTATCTCTGCCGCTCGCGCTCTCAAAACCAAAACCTGGCAACGTCAACTCGGTCAACCCGGTAAAGACCACGATCCCCTAATCATGGCCAGCCTGAACGACGGAGAAGATCCCCATTTTCGTAAAGCCGAATTTGACCCCTCTGATTGTCCATCAGACTGTCCTCGGCCCTGCGAACGGGTTTGCCCTGCCCAAGCCATTCAACTGGCGATTCATCCAGAGGTCGGTGTAATTGACCAACGCTGCTATGGTTGTGGCCGGTGTGTACCCGTTTGTCCCCACAACCGGATTGTGACTCGCTCCTACATTTCCACGCCTCAAACCCTTGTGCCTCAACTGATTGAACAAGGCATTGATGCGCTAGAAATTCATACCCAGACCTCCCATTATACAGACTTCAAACGTCTTTGGCAAGCGATTCAACCCCACGCGGCATCCCTGCGGTTAATCGCCATTAGCTGTCCAGACGGCGATCGCCTCATCGACTATCTTTGGTCTCTCTATGAACTCGTTCAACCCCTGTCCTGCCCTGTAATCTGGCAACTCGATGGTCGTCCCATGAGTGGGGACATCAGCTCCGCAACCACCCACCGCACCATCAAACTCGCCCAAAAAGTCATCGACTCCGGCTTTCCAGGAGCCTTACAACTAGCAGGTGGAACGAACGACTATACGGTTCCCAAGCTCAGAAGCTTAGGACTCTTGGGAACCCTAGAGACAAACAAGCTTGGATCGAACTCATACCCAGGGAACGATCCAAAATCTCCCATTATAGGTGTTGCCTATGGTAGCTATGCTCGCGTCCTACTCTCGCCCATTTTGGAACCCTTGGAACCATCCGAAAGCCCAACGGATCAATCCTCCCAGGGATTGGCCTATCCCCATCTAGAAGACCATCCTGACCTTCTGTGGGCAGGAGTTGAGTTAGCCCATACCCTAGTCTCCCAACTCAAACCCCTGCCCTCGTAA